In Halobacteriovorax marinus SJ, the following proteins share a genomic window:
- a CDS encoding hemolysin family protein — MQVETYEVVLLMTCFLLSGIFSGSEAVLMSINIDRAKQIIEEGGSRGNALNFMIERPNEFLTTILVGNNVVNIFASSLMTTLTARIFSSDSIGIAVGITTFIILIFGEIIPKTFARTHAEKLAVPTIRFLQLWYISLFPVIKSIVWFISTFLGENAELTGRLITKLDIEYMVQKAEKENTIDSKQVDLLHSVLDFPKIKVKDIMIPRQKIKYLKSESSYQDVLTVIKEDTHSRFPVCDGELENMKGFLHVKELVFLEQEERENFDITEHLKSPFFVYEHMKIQAVFDHMNRKKVHLALVKDENGLIVGIITLEDIVEEIFGEIQDEHDEEEESINKEYQISDLETGIYIDGSLSLRELYNDFEIKIPLNDNYSTVSGFILDMLGNNFPEEGQIIVWEGLSFELKKVQDYEIREIRIQDVDGEKHFFSKREANSAGEEENVEEKEVDRMASQKISPV, encoded by the coding sequence GTGCAAGTAGAAACTTATGAAGTCGTTTTACTAATGACTTGCTTTCTCTTGTCGGGAATTTTTTCTGGCTCAGAAGCTGTCCTCATGTCTATCAATATTGATAGAGCAAAGCAGATTATTGAAGAAGGTGGAAGTAGAGGAAATGCTCTCAATTTCATGATTGAGCGCCCTAATGAATTCCTAACTACGATCCTTGTTGGAAATAACGTTGTTAATATTTTTGCGTCATCATTAATGACTACTCTTACGGCGAGAATTTTCTCATCAGATTCCATCGGAATTGCCGTGGGTATAACAACTTTTATCATTCTTATTTTCGGTGAAATTATTCCAAAGACTTTTGCGAGAACTCACGCTGAAAAGCTTGCTGTTCCAACAATTCGCTTTCTTCAGCTTTGGTATATCTCACTATTTCCAGTGATTAAAAGTATCGTCTGGTTTATTAGTACTTTCTTAGGTGAGAATGCTGAACTTACTGGTCGACTTATCACTAAGCTCGATATTGAGTATATGGTTCAAAAAGCGGAGAAAGAAAACACAATCGATTCTAAACAAGTGGATCTTCTTCACTCTGTTTTAGATTTTCCGAAAATCAAAGTTAAAGACATTATGATACCAAGACAAAAGATTAAATATCTAAAGTCAGAATCTAGCTACCAAGATGTTTTAACTGTTATTAAAGAAGATACTCACTCTCGTTTCCCAGTATGTGATGGTGAGCTTGAAAATATGAAAGGCTTTCTTCACGTTAAAGAACTTGTATTCCTAGAGCAAGAAGAGAGAGAGAATTTCGATATTACTGAACATTTAAAGAGTCCTTTCTTTGTTTATGAACATATGAAGATCCAAGCGGTTTTCGATCATATGAATAGAAAGAAAGTTCACCTCGCTTTAGTTAAAGATGAGAATGGTCTAATCGTTGGTATTATTACTTTAGAAGATATCGTTGAGGAGATCTTTGGAGAAATTCAAGATGAGCACGACGAAGAAGAAGAATCAATTAATAAAGAATACCAAATTAGTGATTTAGAGACGGGAATCTATATTGATGGGTCTCTTTCCCTAAGAGAGCTATATAACGATTTCGAAATTAAGATACCTCTAAACGATAACTACTCTACAGTATCTGGGTTTATTTTAGATATGCTTGGAAATAACTTTCCAGAAGAGGGACAAATTATTGTTTGGGAAGGTCTATCTTTTGAATTGAAGAAAGTTCAAGATTACGAGATTAGAGAAATTAGAATTCAAGATGTCGATGGTGAAAAGCACTTTTTCTCTAAACGAGAGGCCAATTCTGCTGGTGAAGAAGAAAATGTTGAAGAAAAAGAAGTTGATCGAATGGCTTCGCAAAAAATATCTCCCGTCTAA
- a CDS encoding NUDIX domain-containing protein — protein MVTPVSIVILIRSIEKGSLELWMQERVEDGPLNGLLEFPGGKIEAGEDSHQAARREFLEEASVSLSKTFLFKIKTHTYKDRSVCLFVHFAQGDDVSPANGQWFKFNFNEMSLPYKERLPEVNYEIIDDLLNYIDRHQRAGMLENIWAQKS, from the coding sequence ATGGTTACTCCAGTTTCAATTGTCATTCTGATTAGATCTATAGAAAAAGGCTCTCTTGAGCTGTGGATGCAGGAGCGAGTTGAAGATGGACCCCTTAACGGATTGCTAGAGTTTCCCGGCGGAAAAATCGAAGCAGGTGAAGATTCTCATCAAGCCGCACGTAGAGAATTCCTAGAAGAGGCCAGTGTTTCGCTTTCGAAGACCTTCCTCTTTAAGATTAAGACACATACTTACAAAGATAGAAGTGTCTGTCTCTTTGTGCACTTTGCGCAGGGGGATGATGTAAGTCCCGCCAATGGGCAGTGGTTTAAATTTAACTTCAATGAAATGTCTTTACCTTATAAAGAGAGACTTCCCGAAGTAAATTATGAAATAATAGACGACCTTTTAAATTATATAGATAGGCATCAAAGAGCAGGAATGTTGGAGAATATATGGGCGCAGAAATCTTAA
- a CDS encoding tRNA dihydrouridine synthase yields MRKLPFKERSLLFAPMEGVTDEPYRIAIERAFPEWDYLCTDFLRVPTVGSFSTQKIIGHYGEKVLSTPELRKKTGFQILTSYRAQTKEMVSRLNSIEEIEHLDLNLGCPSKKVNAHKGGAYLLSEMDELREIIKIIRENFKRTFTVKIRIGYKNTDRFLDSLKLFEDEGVEAITIHGRTRDQLYRGLANWDYIKQAVKSVNIPIIGNGDVWTVHDIDRMFDYCECDSIMLGRGALKTPWLASLYYQNKDSLDDLDDYTLLEARKTFIQNYFDELEREYKKEENQNIRILNRFKSFSRYLFDDFENPEQLRSSFLRANSLDHFKDLLYGI; encoded by the coding sequence ATGCGAAAATTACCTTTCAAAGAGAGATCACTTTTATTTGCACCTATGGAGGGAGTAACCGACGAGCCCTACCGTATTGCTATTGAAAGGGCCTTTCCTGAATGGGATTACCTATGTACTGACTTCCTAAGAGTTCCCACTGTAGGGTCATTCTCTACTCAGAAAATAATTGGTCACTACGGTGAAAAGGTTCTAAGCACTCCTGAACTTAGAAAGAAGACAGGATTTCAAATCCTCACTAGTTACCGCGCTCAAACTAAGGAGATGGTCTCTAGGCTCAATTCAATAGAAGAAATTGAGCATCTTGATTTAAACCTCGGTTGTCCTTCTAAGAAAGTAAATGCCCACAAAGGTGGAGCCTACCTCTTAAGTGAAATGGATGAACTTAGAGAGATCATAAAAATAATTAGAGAAAACTTTAAAAGAACTTTCACGGTAAAAATTAGAATCGGCTACAAGAATACAGACCGCTTCCTTGACTCACTAAAACTCTTTGAAGATGAAGGTGTTGAGGCCATAACAATTCACGGCAGAACTAGAGATCAGCTCTACCGAGGCCTCGCCAATTGGGACTACATAAAGCAAGCAGTTAAAAGCGTTAATATTCCAATTATAGGAAACGGTGACGTTTGGACTGTTCACGATATTGATAGAATGTTCGACTACTGTGAGTGCGATTCAATTATGCTAGGAAGAGGGGCTTTAAAAACGCCATGGCTTGCTTCGCTCTACTATCAGAATAAAGATTCTTTAGATGATCTCGATGACTACACTCTATTAGAAGCTAGAAAGACATTTATTCAAAACTACTTTGATGAACTTGAGAGAGAGTATAAGAAAGAAGAAAATCAAAATATTAGAATTCTAAATAGGTTTAAGTCTTTTTCTCGCTATCTCTTTGATGATTTTGAAAACCCTGAACAATTGCGATCTAGTTTTTTACGAGCGAACTCTCTCGACCACTTTAAAGACCTTCTGTACGGAATTTAA